From Limisphaera ngatamarikiensis, one genomic window encodes:
- a CDS encoding lipid A deacylase LpxR family protein yields the protein MNRTRWQNNPDRLPVFWAALVTSLTAFLTPVCGATPEPGWSFSVRWENDTFGGTDRFYTDGISLALFRMEPRWLRSWTDRQGWPADQVAVSFEAGQIMVTPSDTRRVVPDPRDRPYAGLLYASASLHLQQRNTYHGLKFITGVVGPWSLAEDTQKWVHERIGSAVPQGWGSQLHNEPILNLVYEHRRKYRLWGAPDGPAVEVLPLANVMLGNVLTQGQLGGQVRLGYRIPDDFGTTLMRGMVHLPPAPRRQQPGAVQHGWSVYLFGGVNGNLVARNITLDGNTWKDSPSVDKEWWVPAAEVGGVLETRRWQCAFTYVFWGREFKGQPDLSEFGALTLSWRF from the coding sequence ATGAACCGCACCCGGTGGCAAAACAACCCCGACAGGCTGCCCGTATTCTGGGCGGCGTTGGTCACCAGCCTAACGGCATTCCTCACCCCGGTTTGCGGTGCCACGCCCGAACCCGGTTGGTCCTTCTCCGTCCGTTGGGAAAACGACACTTTCGGAGGGACGGACCGGTTCTACACCGACGGCATCTCCCTGGCTTTGTTCCGGATGGAACCCCGATGGCTACGTTCATGGACGGATCGTCAGGGCTGGCCCGCCGACCAGGTGGCCGTAAGCTTCGAAGCCGGGCAAATCATGGTCACACCCTCCGACACCCGCCGCGTAGTGCCGGATCCGCGGGACCGCCCCTACGCCGGCCTGCTTTACGCCTCGGCCTCATTGCACCTCCAACAACGCAACACCTATCACGGCCTGAAATTCATCACCGGCGTCGTGGGCCCATGGTCCCTGGCCGAAGACACCCAGAAATGGGTCCACGAACGCATCGGCAGTGCGGTGCCTCAGGGCTGGGGTAGCCAGCTCCACAACGAACCGATCCTCAACCTGGTCTACGAGCACCGACGGAAATACCGGCTGTGGGGCGCCCCGGACGGCCCGGCCGTGGAAGTTCTGCCCCTGGCCAACGTCATGCTCGGTAACGTGCTCACCCAGGGACAGCTGGGCGGTCAGGTGCGGTTGGGATACCGGATCCCCGACGACTTCGGCACCACCCTCATGCGCGGCATGGTCCATCTGCCGCCGGCACCGCGCAGACAGCAACCCGGGGCCGTGCAGCACGGCTGGAGCGTCTACCTCTTCGGCGGCGTCAATGGCAACCTGGTCGCCCGCAACATCACCCTGGACGGAAACACTTGGAAAGACAGCCCCTCGGTGGACAAGGAATGGTGGGTGCCCGCAGCCGAAGTGGGCGGGGTTTTGGAAACCCGCCGCTGGCAGTGCGCCTTCACCTACGTGTTCTGGGGCCGCGAGTTCAAAGGACAGCCGGACCTGAGCGAGTTCGGAGCCCTTACCCTGAGCTGGCGGTTTTGA
- a CDS encoding MiaB/RimO family radical SAM methylthiotransferase produces the protein MPSVYIKTYGCQMNVRDSEAVAAQLLARGYTLAPSEEQADIVLLNTCSVRDHAEQTALNKMRALAADFRRSGREVVLGFLGCMAQSRGAELLRQVPGVDLVLGTQKLHRTADYLDELLRGRRTAVVDTAPEAGSESAIREHLPALNGSTPVTAYVSIMQGCNQHCTFCIVPQTRGPERSRSIRDIVAECRELAARGVKEVILLGQIVTSYGRRPGPDGRPGWLAPDEPWPVADGDGGRPRSPFVRLLEAVHEVDGIERIRFTAPHPKGYGEDLIEAYGRLPKLVESAHLPVQSGSNRILKLMRRGYTRERFLEIVARLRAVKPGMGISTDIIVGFPGETEEDFEQTLELCREVEFDNVFLFKYSPRRNTPAATMPGALPQEVIEERHARALELINQIARRRYAAMVGRTVQILVEGPSKKNPQRMMGRTRCNKIVVFEGSERHRGQLLDVRIVRAGSYTLYGDPAIVGIAPVERGAPVDEAEG, from the coding sequence ATGCCGAGCGTTTACATCAAAACGTACGGGTGCCAGATGAACGTGCGGGACAGCGAGGCGGTGGCCGCGCAGCTGTTGGCGCGCGGTTACACCCTTGCGCCGTCGGAGGAGCAGGCGGACATCGTGTTGCTGAACACGTGCAGTGTGCGGGACCATGCCGAGCAGACGGCGCTGAACAAGATGAGGGCGCTGGCGGCCGATTTCCGTCGGAGCGGCCGGGAGGTGGTGCTGGGTTTTTTGGGCTGCATGGCGCAGAGCCGGGGAGCGGAGTTGCTCCGGCAGGTTCCCGGGGTGGACCTTGTGCTGGGGACGCAAAAGCTGCACCGGACGGCGGATTATTTGGATGAGTTGCTGCGGGGGCGCCGGACGGCGGTGGTGGACACGGCACCCGAAGCGGGCAGCGAATCCGCGATTCGGGAGCATTTGCCGGCCCTGAACGGTTCGACTCCGGTGACGGCCTATGTGAGCATCATGCAGGGCTGCAACCAGCACTGCACCTTTTGCATTGTGCCGCAGACGCGCGGTCCGGAACGGAGTCGGAGCATCCGGGACATTGTGGCCGAGTGTCGGGAGCTGGCCGCGCGCGGGGTTAAAGAGGTCATCTTGCTGGGGCAGATTGTGACCAGCTACGGGCGTCGTCCCGGCCCGGACGGTCGGCCGGGGTGGCTGGCGCCGGATGAACCCTGGCCGGTGGCGGACGGGGATGGCGGACGGCCCCGCTCGCCCTTTGTGCGGCTGCTGGAAGCCGTGCATGAGGTGGACGGGATCGAACGGATTCGGTTCACCGCGCCGCATCCCAAGGGGTATGGAGAGGATTTGATCGAGGCGTACGGTCGGTTGCCGAAGCTGGTGGAAAGCGCGCACCTGCCGGTCCAGAGCGGCAGCAACCGCATCCTGAAGCTCATGCGCCGCGGGTACACGCGGGAGCGGTTTCTGGAGATTGTCGCGCGGTTGCGGGCCGTCAAGCCCGGCATGGGGATCAGCACGGACATCATTGTGGGTTTCCCGGGCGAGACCGAGGAGGACTTTGAACAAACGCTGGAGCTTTGCCGGGAGGTGGAGTTTGACAACGTGTTTCTGTTCAAATACTCGCCGCGACGCAACACGCCTGCGGCGACGATGCCGGGGGCACTGCCGCAGGAGGTGATTGAGGAACGGCACGCGCGGGCGCTGGAGCTGATCAATCAGATCGCGCGGCGCCGGTACGCGGCGATGGTGGGTCGGACGGTGCAGATCCTGGTGGAAGGGCCCAGCAAGAAGAACCCGCAGCGCATGATGGGCCGGACACGTTGCAACAAGATCGTGGTGTTTGAAGGTTCGGAGCGGCACCGCGGTCAGTTGCTGGACGTACGGATCGTCCGGGCCGGTTCGTACACGTTGTACGGCGACCCGGCGATTGTGGGGATTGCGCCGGTCGAAAGGGGTGCGCCGGTGGACGAGGCGGAGGGATAA
- a CDS encoding NAD-dependent epimerase/dehydratase family protein — MGTSGLVIVTGGAGFIGSHLVERLLAEGHRVAVVDDLSTGTLDNLRSVRNDPRLTVETATVSGSRRLAGWMRHARGVFHLAAAVGVELVVRSPIHVCRANLRETEVVLELASRRRVPVLLTSTSEVYGRSARPEFAEEDDLLIGPPTHPRWTYACSKLMDEFLAMAYAQERGLPVVVTRVFNTVGPRQTGRYGMVLPRFIDAARRGVPLRVYGTGRQRRCFCWVLDTVEALVRLFRCPEAYGQVFNVGSTEETTILGLARLVIRLLGSSSKIERVPYAEAYGPGFEDMQRRRPRVTKLARYTGFRPRTPLKEIILRTAGAVPDAGAAEHGTGPRGRARPKDE, encoded by the coding sequence ATGGGCACTTCCGGGTTGGTGATTGTGACGGGTGGGGCGGGCTTTATTGGCTCGCACCTGGTGGAGCGGCTGCTGGCCGAGGGCCATCGGGTGGCGGTGGTGGACGATCTTTCCACCGGCACGTTGGACAACCTGCGGTCGGTCCGGAACGATCCGCGGCTGACGGTGGAGACGGCGACGGTATCCGGCTCGCGGCGTCTGGCCGGTTGGATGCGTCATGCCAGGGGTGTGTTTCACCTTGCGGCGGCGGTGGGGGTGGAGCTGGTGGTGCGCTCGCCGATTCATGTGTGTCGGGCCAATCTGCGGGAGACGGAGGTGGTGTTGGAGCTGGCGTCGCGGCGGCGTGTGCCGGTGCTGCTCACCTCCACTTCGGAGGTTTACGGTCGGAGTGCCAGGCCGGAATTCGCCGAGGAGGACGATCTTCTGATCGGTCCCCCCACCCATCCGCGCTGGACCTATGCCTGTTCCAAGCTCATGGACGAGTTTCTGGCCATGGCATACGCGCAGGAGCGGGGTCTACCCGTGGTGGTTACGCGGGTTTTCAACACGGTGGGCCCGCGGCAGACGGGTCGGTACGGCATGGTATTGCCGCGGTTCATTGATGCAGCCAGGCGCGGGGTGCCGTTGCGTGTGTATGGGACGGGCCGGCAGCGGCGTTGTTTCTGCTGGGTGCTCGATACCGTGGAGGCGCTGGTGCGGCTCTTTCGCTGTCCGGAGGCGTATGGGCAGGTCTTCAACGTGGGCAGCACCGAGGAGACGACCATTCTCGGGCTGGCCCGTCTGGTGATTCGGTTGTTGGGTTCGTCTTCGAAGATTGAGCGGGTGCCCTATGCGGAGGCTTACGGGCCGGGATTCGAGGACATGCAGCGCCGTCGTCCGCGGGTCACGAAGCTGGCCCGCTACACCGGTTTTCGTCCGCGAACCCCGCTGAAGGAGATCATCCTGCGGACGGCCGGGGCGGTGCCGGACGCCGGCGCAGCGGAGCACGGCACCGGCCCACGCGGTCGTGCCCGGCCCAAAGACGAATAA
- a CDS encoding N-acetylmuramoyl-L-alanine amidase family protein, which produces MRAGYGVRTALLLVWVLAGCAGPPRPRFTTVSPPPLDVPPPGSEVSVVPPPSVPGSWISLQRWAAGQGLPPPRITSTNPVTCDLQVGSGLWRFRAGTTVAQWEGLQIRLGHAPQWQDQELWLHELDIAKQIEPLRGPTLIRLGRPPRVVLDPGHGGQNTGARSVVDGRWEKEFTLDWALRVAALLSAQGWEVILTRKTDMDVSLTERVTLAEKSGADLFLSLHFNSVNGTNHTGGLETYCLTPTGLPSTLTREFDDPVMMVHPNNAHDAANLQLAVRLHRALLEETGLADRGVRRARFMTVLQGQNRPAVLLEGGYLSHPEEARRIADPQFRQRLAEGVARALMSLAAESQF; this is translated from the coding sequence ATGCGGGCTGGGTACGGTGTGCGGACCGCGCTGTTGTTGGTGTGGGTGCTGGCCGGTTGTGCCGGCCCGCCGCGGCCCCGGTTTACCACCGTGTCCCCGCCGCCGCTGGACGTACCACCGCCGGGTTCGGAAGTTTCCGTGGTTCCACCGCCGTCGGTGCCCGGTTCGTGGATCTCCCTGCAGCGGTGGGCTGCCGGGCAGGGGCTGCCCCCGCCCCGGATCACGTCCACCAATCCGGTGACGTGCGACTTGCAGGTTGGGTCGGGCCTGTGGCGGTTTCGTGCAGGGACCACCGTGGCCCAGTGGGAGGGGCTGCAGATCCGACTGGGCCATGCGCCGCAATGGCAGGACCAGGAGCTGTGGCTGCACGAACTGGACATCGCCAAGCAGATCGAGCCCTTGCGAGGCCCGACGCTCATTCGACTGGGTCGCCCGCCCCGGGTGGTGCTGGACCCCGGACATGGAGGACAAAACACGGGCGCACGGAGCGTGGTGGACGGGCGCTGGGAAAAGGAATTCACGCTGGACTGGGCCCTGCGGGTGGCGGCCCTGTTGAGTGCGCAAGGTTGGGAGGTGATTCTGACCCGCAAGACCGACATGGACGTTTCCCTGACCGAGCGGGTGACCCTGGCGGAAAAGTCGGGGGCGGACCTGTTCCTGAGTTTGCATTTCAACTCGGTCAACGGCACCAACCACACGGGCGGCTTGGAGACGTATTGTCTGACCCCCACGGGCCTCCCGTCCACGCTGACGCGGGAGTTCGACGACCCGGTGATGATGGTGCATCCCAACAATGCCCATGATGCGGCGAACCTGCAGTTGGCGGTGCGGCTGCATCGGGCGTTGCTGGAGGAGACCGGGCTGGCCGACCGCGGGGTGCGCCGGGCGCGGTTCATGACGGTGCTGCAGGGGCAGAACCGGCCTGCGGTGCTGTTGGAGGGGGGTTATCTCAGTCATCCGGAGGAGGCCCGGCGGATTGCAGACCCGCAGTTTCGTCAGCGTCTGGCCGAGGGGGTTGCGCGGGCCCTGATGTCGCTGGCGGCCGAATCGCAGTTCTGA
- a CDS encoding isoamylase early set domain-containing protein codes for MATKRARKTAAKTARKESAATSPAGQTFRFNAPTAMSVLLAGDFTHWQQQAIPMHKGPDGVWTVTVNLPPGTYHYRFIVDGEWRDDPECTLRVPNPFGTENCVVKVP; via the coding sequence ATGGCAACGAAACGAGCCCGCAAAACCGCGGCCAAGACGGCCCGCAAAGAATCGGCAGCCACCTCGCCCGCCGGTCAAACCTTTCGGTTCAACGCACCCACGGCCATGAGCGTGTTGCTCGCCGGCGATTTCACACACTGGCAGCAGCAGGCCATCCCCATGCACAAAGGCCCCGACGGCGTCTGGACCGTGACCGTCAACCTGCCGCCCGGAACCTATCATTACCGGTTCATCGTGGACGGCGAATGGCGCGACGATCCCGAATGCACGTTGCGCGTCCCCAATCCGTTTGGGACGGAAAACTGCGTCGTCAAGGTGCCCTGA
- a CDS encoding multiheme c-type cytochrome: MKARNGIRRGGVAGVVAGLLGLWSVSSPAQSPLLVPRPLTHQDIHDYGLPTNLQVSGGLDTVGIGQPVYLELLLPKSMTNVTGVTWELTVKPVGSADILLESPLGPNVPAFDPRAQLDYNVVDRRLLKPSAAGQYSVQVTVNLGTTNLVLRRNVSAGTYLGAWTCALCHSGGAIAENKYAQWQQTAHATFFQRAINGEVAPYYRASCIQCHVVGYDTDPAAVNGGFDDVAAQLGWTFPSRLSPTNWAALPQALKNLANIQCENCHGAGSEHALALGQTNLFNWPRITVSYSAGDCAQCHSEEPYHVYPLQWANSRHAVAVRQERTDCVGCHQGIGFIDRMKGVPMAQRRTQYESINCSACHDPHDATNPHQLRAMGPVTLADGFTVVAKGGKGLLCMNCHMSRQNATNYVEVTAGSNRFGPHYGPQADMLVGANAVTYGKVIPSSAHYQVVGDSCVACHMQDTDRADPAHLQVGGHTWKMAWDTGSNRVELVRACVQCHGDIDTFDFKRQDYDGDGIIEGVQTEVKGLLEKLAMMLPPVGQPVVASDTATRSKFTRAQLRALYNYLFVLEDGSYGIHNLSYAVGLLKASIADLSGDANNDGLPDWWQQAYFTGINDPMAAPNASPAGDGVPNWLKFALGLDPRVPGVALPDGVVFVQGKNLGGGDEKVRIYTAAEITFDTKPDKRYQIQAVSSLGGGWQNIGAPIQGTGQPVSYLTPTRANVQQYYRVIELD, from the coding sequence ATGAAAGCACGAAACGGCATTCGGCGCGGCGGTGTGGCGGGCGTGGTGGCAGGGTTGCTGGGGCTGTGGTCGGTATCCTCGCCGGCTCAATCACCCCTGTTGGTCCCCCGGCCTCTGACGCACCAGGACATTCACGATTACGGTCTGCCGACGAATTTGCAGGTGTCCGGCGGGTTGGACACGGTGGGCATCGGGCAACCGGTGTACCTGGAGCTGCTGCTGCCCAAGAGCATGACGAACGTGACCGGGGTGACCTGGGAATTGACGGTCAAGCCGGTGGGCAGTGCGGACATCCTGCTGGAGAGTCCGTTGGGGCCGAATGTGCCGGCGTTCGATCCCAGGGCACAGCTGGATTACAACGTTGTGGACCGGCGCTTGCTGAAGCCGAGCGCCGCCGGCCAATACAGTGTGCAGGTAACGGTCAACCTGGGCACCACGAACCTCGTGCTGCGACGAAACGTGTCCGCGGGGACGTACCTGGGGGCTTGGACCTGTGCGCTGTGCCACAGCGGCGGTGCGATTGCGGAGAACAAATATGCGCAGTGGCAGCAGACCGCCCACGCCACGTTCTTCCAACGCGCGATCAACGGGGAGGTGGCACCCTATTACCGGGCCTCCTGCATCCAATGCCACGTGGTGGGCTACGACACCGATCCCGCTGCGGTGAATGGTGGATTTGATGACGTGGCGGCGCAGTTGGGGTGGACGTTTCCGAGCCGGTTGAGTCCGACGAACTGGGCTGCCCTGCCGCAGGCCTTGAAAAATCTCGCCAACATCCAGTGCGAGAACTGTCACGGTGCCGGCAGCGAACATGCGCTGGCGCTGGGCCAGACCAACCTGTTCAACTGGCCGCGCATCACGGTGAGCTATAGTGCGGGCGACTGTGCCCAGTGCCACTCCGAGGAACCGTATCACGTCTACCCGCTGCAGTGGGCCAATTCGCGGCATGCGGTGGCGGTACGCCAGGAGCGTACGGACTGCGTGGGATGCCATCAGGGCATCGGGTTCATTGACCGCATGAAGGGCGTGCCGATGGCGCAACGGCGCACGCAGTACGAATCGATCAACTGCAGCGCCTGCCATGATCCGCACGACGCCACGAATCCCCATCAGTTGCGGGCCATGGGCCCGGTAACCCTGGCCGACGGGTTCACGGTGGTGGCCAAGGGTGGGAAGGGCCTGCTGTGCATGAACTGCCACATGTCGCGTCAGAACGCGACCAACTACGTGGAGGTGACGGCCGGCAGCAACAGGTTCGGTCCGCATTACGGTCCGCAGGCGGACATGTTGGTGGGTGCCAATGCGGTCACCTACGGCAAGGTGATCCCGAGCTCGGCGCATTACCAGGTGGTGGGCGACAGTTGCGTGGCCTGCCACATGCAGGACACCGACCGGGCGGATCCCGCGCACCTGCAGGTCGGCGGGCACACATGGAAGATGGCCTGGGACACCGGCTCGAATCGTGTGGAACTCGTCCGGGCCTGTGTGCAGTGCCATGGTGACATTGATACGTTCGACTTCAAACGACAGGACTACGACGGCGACGGCATCATCGAAGGGGTTCAGACCGAGGTGAAGGGTCTGCTGGAGAAGCTGGCCATGATGCTGCCGCCGGTGGGCCAGCCCGTGGTGGCCAGCGACACGGCAACCCGGAGCAAGTTCACGCGGGCCCAACTGCGGGCGCTGTACAACTACCTGTTCGTGCTGGAGGACGGCAGTTACGGCATCCACAACCTCAGCTATGCTGTCGGGTTGCTGAAGGCCTCGATTGCCGACCTGAGCGGCGACGCCAACAACGACGGTTTGCCCGACTGGTGGCAGCAGGCCTACTTTACCGGAATCAACGACCCGATGGCAGCGCCCAATGCCAGTCCCGCGGGCGATGGTGTGCCGAACTGGCTGAAGTTTGCGCTGGGGCTGGATCCGCGCGTGCCGGGGGTGGCGTTGCCGGACGGCGTGGTGTTTGTCCAGGGAAAGAACCTCGGCGGCGGGGATGAAAAAGTTCGCATCTACACGGCTGCCGAAATCACCTTCGACACCAAGCCCGACAAACGGTACCAGATTCAGGCCGTCTCCTCGCTGGGTGGCGGGTGGCAGAACATTGGCGCGCCCATCCAGGGCACCGGCCAGCCGGTCAGCTACCTGACGCCCACGCGGGCCAACGTCCAGCAATACTACCGGGTGATCGAGCTGGATTAA
- a CDS encoding YlbF family regulator, translating into MSQSDAIGQKTRELCETILEDAGFKSAQQRIQAFLEDEKARTQYEEVVRLGQSLRRKQQFGEPLSEEEIEQFEKAREELLANEVARGFLDAQTELEEMRQAIQQQVALTMELGRMPTREDMDGCGCGSGCGCH; encoded by the coding sequence ATGAGCCAGAGCGACGCGATCGGGCAAAAAACCCGCGAGCTGTGTGAAACCATCCTGGAAGACGCGGGCTTCAAATCCGCCCAGCAGCGCATCCAGGCGTTCCTGGAGGACGAGAAGGCACGGACCCAGTACGAGGAAGTGGTTCGATTGGGCCAGTCCCTCCGCCGGAAACAACAATTCGGCGAGCCTCTGAGCGAGGAGGAAATCGAACAATTCGAAAAGGCGCGCGAGGAATTGCTGGCCAACGAGGTGGCCCGCGGATTCCTCGATGCCCAAACCGAGCTGGAGGAAATGCGCCAGGCCATCCAGCAACAGGTCGCCCTGACCATGGAACTGGGGCGGATGCCGACCCGCGAAGACATGGACGGTTGCGGTTGCGGTTCCGGTTGCGGCTGCCACTAA